In a single window of the Methanolobus psychrophilus R15 genome:
- a CDS encoding methyl-coenzyme M reductase, protein D translates to MSDASPNTDYLQLEIYPSRLLNPDTAEALLNEIAMLEGVVRFFVHGPRIPQTVPYGPATGETVNHPANKVIVVAGQEIDLEVSVGGVRLEVTDADVKENIREICDRLLPFSYEFREGLFIPTTQTVTDYAKRGPDADPMLLGMADPKGKLSKKPICILNKKSE, encoded by the coding sequence ATGTCCGATGCTTCTCCAAATACAGATTACCTGCAACTTGAGATATATCCCAGCAGGCTGTTAAATCCAGATACAGCCGAGGCATTACTCAATGAGATCGCTATGCTGGAAGGCGTTGTCAGGTTCTTCGTTCACGGACCCAGGATCCCGCAAACAGTACCTTATGGTCCTGCTACCGGTGAGACCGTTAATCACCCTGCGAACAAGGTGATAGTGGTTGCCGGCCAGGAAATCGACCTTGAAGTGAGTGTAGGCGGCGTTCGTCTGGAAGTTACCGATGCCGATGTAAAGGAAAACATCAGAGAGATCTGTGACAGATTGCTCCCGTTCTCGTATGAGTTCAGGGAAGGTCTTTTCATACCAACTACACAGACCGTTACCGATTACGCAAAACGCGGGCCGGATGCGGATCCGATGTTGCTTGGAATGGCCGATCCAAAGGGCAAGCTGAGTAAAAAACCCATATGTATCCTGAATAAGAAAAGCGAGTGA
- a CDS encoding fumarate hydratase — MKEFHLSTPLKKSDIDQLSVGDVIYLTGTFLTARDEAHARILEFAERGEELPFDLEGAAIYHCGPLMQQREGEWEVIAAGPTTSARMSKMTPHLLEKYNVTALIGKGGMNNVAGSLKGKCVYLAFTGGCAALAAENIRKVENVHWQDLGMPEAVWVLKVENFGPLIVGIDAKGNDLFAKIEEKARSVFSGLI, encoded by the coding sequence ATGAAGGAGTTCCACCTTAGCACTCCCCTGAAAAAGTCAGACATTGACCAGCTTTCAGTTGGTGACGTCATCTACCTTACAGGCACGTTCCTGACAGCCCGGGATGAAGCTCATGCCCGTATACTTGAATTTGCAGAAAGGGGAGAAGAGCTTCCCTTTGACCTTGAGGGAGCCGCCATCTACCACTGCGGACCCCTTATGCAACAAAGGGAAGGGGAATGGGAAGTCATTGCCGCAGGCCCGACCACAAGCGCGCGCATGTCAAAGATGACGCCCCACCTCCTTGAAAAGTACAATGTCACAGCACTTATAGGAAAAGGGGGCATGAACAATGTTGCCGGCTCACTTAAAGGAAAATGCGTCTACCTTGCATTCACCGGAGGATGCGCCGCCCTTGCTGCAGAGAATATCCGGAAAGTGGAGAACGTACACTGGCAGGATCTGGGAATGCCCGAGGCCGTGTGGGTGCTGAAGGTAGAGAACTTCGGCCCTCTCATTGTAGGCATAGATGCAAAAGGCAACGATCTTTTTGCAAAAATAGAGGAAAAGGCCAGAAGTGTTTTTTCCGGCCTTATATAA
- a CDS encoding methyl-coenzyme M reductase, alpha subunit, whose product MANDRKKMFAKHMEIKFTKEHGSNKMQGGEITDMVGKYYRLGVEQNPRKVEMKKAGQEIAKKRGLVGYNPMMHCGGIPLGQRALTPSFISGTDMMVEIDDLHYVNNAAMQQMWDDIRRTVVVGMDMAHETLEKRLGIEVTPETINHYLETLNHALPGGAVVQEHMVETHPALVDDCYVKVFTGDDELADEIDKQFLIDINKQFPAEQAETIKAAIGKTSWQAAHIPTIVSRVTDGAQTSRWMAMQVGMSFISAYSMCAGEAAVADLSYAAKHAGVLSMGEMLPARRARGPNEPGGISFGHFADIIQTSRVTPEDPAKVALEVVGGGCMLYDQIWLGSYMSGGVGFTQYATAAYTNNILDDNLYYDVDYINDKYDGAAKTGKDNKVKATLEVVKDIATESTIYGLENYEKYPTTLEDHFGGSQRATSLSAAAGCATAIATGNGNAGLSAWYLSMYLHKEAHGRLGFFGYDLQDQCGATNVLSYQSDEGLALELRGPNYPNYAMNVGHQGGYSGITSAAHAGRGDAFAVNPLIKVCFADELLPFDFTAPRKEFGRGALREFEPAGERSLIIPAK is encoded by the coding sequence ATGGCAAATGACAGAAAGAAGATGTTTGCAAAACACATGGAAATCAAGTTCACAAAGGAACATGGATCTAACAAGATGCAGGGTGGTGAGATCACTGACATGGTCGGTAAGTACTACAGGCTTGGTGTCGAGCAGAACCCCCGTAAAGTTGAAATGAAGAAGGCAGGTCAGGAAATAGCAAAGAAGAGAGGGCTTGTCGGTTACAACCCAATGATGCACTGCGGTGGTATACCACTCGGTCAGAGAGCACTTACCCCATCCTTCATATCCGGCACGGACATGATGGTCGAGATCGATGACCTCCACTACGTCAACAACGCTGCAATGCAGCAGATGTGGGACGACATCAGGAGGACTGTGGTCGTCGGTATGGACATGGCACACGAGACACTCGAGAAAAGACTCGGTATCGAAGTCACACCAGAGACCATCAACCACTACCTTGAGACCCTCAACCACGCACTCCCGGGAGGAGCAGTAGTTCAGGAACACATGGTCGAAACCCACCCTGCACTTGTAGACGACTGTTATGTCAAGGTGTTCACCGGTGACGACGAACTTGCAGATGAGATCGACAAGCAGTTCCTTATCGACATCAACAAGCAGTTCCCTGCAGAACAGGCAGAGACCATCAAGGCAGCAATAGGCAAGACAAGCTGGCAGGCAGCCCACATCCCAACCATCGTCAGCAGAGTAACAGACGGTGCACAGACAAGCAGGTGGATGGCTATGCAGGTCGGTATGTCCTTCATCTCCGCATACAGCATGTGTGCCGGTGAAGCAGCAGTAGCTGACCTTTCATATGCAGCAAAGCACGCAGGTGTGCTCTCAATGGGTGAGATGCTCCCTGCAAGGCGTGCACGTGGTCCAAACGAGCCAGGAGGAATCTCCTTCGGTCACTTCGCAGATATCATCCAGACCAGCCGTGTAACACCTGAGGACCCTGCAAAGGTCGCCCTTGAGGTAGTAGGCGGAGGCTGTATGCTCTACGACCAGATCTGGCTTGGATCATACATGTCCGGTGGTGTCGGTTTCACACAGTACGCAACAGCTGCATACACCAACAACATCCTTGATGACAACCTCTACTACGATGTAGACTACATCAATGACAAGTACGATGGTGCAGCAAAGACCGGTAAGGACAACAAGGTCAAGGCAACCCTCGAAGTTGTCAAGGACATTGCAACAGAGTCCACCATCTACGGTCTGGAGAACTACGAGAAATACCCGACAACACTCGAGGACCACTTCGGAGGTTCCCAGAGGGCAACAAGCCTTTCCGCAGCAGCAGGCTGTGCAACAGCAATTGCAACCGGAAACGGAAATGCCGGTCTTTCCGCATGGTACCTCTCAATGTACCTGCACAAGGAAGCACACGGCCGTCTCGGTTTCTTCGGTTACGACCTCCAGGACCAGTGTGGTGCAACAAACGTGTTGTCCTACCAGTCCGACGAAGGTCTGGCTCTTGAGCTCCGTGGACCAAACTACCCCAACTACGCAATGAACGTAGGACACCAGGGTGGATACTCCGGTATCACATCCGCTGCACACGCAGGCCGTGGAGACGCATTCGCTGTCAACCCACTCATCAAGGTCTGTTTCGCAGACGAACTCCTGCCCTTTGACTTCACTGCTCCAAGGAAGGAATTCGGTAGGGGAGCTCTCAGAGAGTTCGAGCCTGCTGGTGAGAGATCACTCATCATCCCGGCAAAGTAA
- a CDS encoding methyl-coenzyme M reductase, beta subunit → MSDKIDIYDDRGKLLESGVDLMDIAPTRNAAIQNIIKDTKRTVAVNLAGIEKALESGKMGGLGRKILGRELKYDVVANASAIQDAVKGFVMAKEGDDTNVKVLAGGKQLLVQVPSVRALVGADYVSASTVTGAAVVQAIIDMYKTDMFDAPIVKSAVWGSYPQTMDMMGGNIASILSIPQNNEGLGFSLRNITTNHVAAITGKKAMNAAALSSIFEQVGMYEMGNAVGPFERHQLLGLAFQGLNANNIVFDLVKENGKNGTIGTVVQSVVDKALEAGIISVDKTAPSGYNFYKANDVSMWNACAAAGQLAATMVNCGAARAAQNVSSTLLYFNDILEKETGLPGCDMGRSQGTAVGFSFFSHSIYGGGGPGIFNGNHVVTRHSRGFAIPCVCAAVSLDAGTQMFTVEKTSALVGSVFGSIPEFKEPIKAVAGAL, encoded by the coding sequence GTGTCTGATAAAATAGACATTTACGACGATAGAGGTAAATTGCTGGAAAGTGGTGTCGATCTTATGGATATTGCGCCAACAAGAAACGCAGCAATTCAAAACATCATTAAGGATACCAAGAGAACCGTTGCAGTCAACCTTGCCGGTATCGAGAAAGCTCTCGAGAGCGGAAAGATGGGCGGCCTCGGACGCAAGATCCTTGGAAGGGAACTCAAGTACGATGTTGTTGCCAACGCAAGCGCAATCCAGGACGCAGTTAAAGGCTTTGTCATGGCAAAAGAAGGCGATGACACCAATGTAAAGGTACTGGCAGGCGGAAAGCAGCTCCTTGTACAGGTACCAAGCGTAAGGGCACTTGTAGGCGCTGACTATGTGTCTGCAAGCACTGTGACCGGTGCAGCAGTCGTTCAGGCAATCATCGACATGTACAAGACTGACATGTTCGACGCACCAATCGTCAAGTCCGCTGTATGGGGAAGCTACCCACAGACCATGGACATGATGGGCGGAAACATTGCATCGATCCTCAGTATCCCACAGAACAACGAAGGTCTCGGTTTCTCACTCAGGAACATCACTACAAACCACGTTGCAGCAATCACCGGCAAGAAGGCAATGAATGCAGCAGCACTCTCCTCAATCTTTGAGCAGGTAGGCATGTACGAGATGGGTAACGCTGTTGGTCCTTTCGAAAGGCACCAGTTACTTGGTCTTGCATTCCAGGGTCTTAACGCAAACAACATCGTTTTCGACCTCGTAAAGGAGAACGGTAAGAACGGTACTATCGGTACTGTAGTCCAGTCCGTGGTCGACAAGGCTCTTGAAGCAGGTATCATATCTGTTGACAAGACAGCACCATCCGGATACAACTTCTACAAGGCAAACGATGTCTCAATGTGGAATGCATGTGCAGCAGCAGGTCAGCTTGCAGCTACCATGGTAAACTGTGGTGCAGCCAGGGCAGCTCAGAATGTGTCATCAACTCTGCTGTACTTCAACGACATCCTCGAGAAAGAAACAGGTCTTCCAGGCTGTGACATGGGCAGATCCCAGGGTACAGCTGTCGGTTTCTCCTTCTTCAGCCACTCCATTTACGGTGGCGGCGGACCAGGTATCTTCAACGGTAACCACGTTGTGACCAGGCACTCCAGAGGTTTCGCAATTCCATGTGTCTGCGCAGCAGTTTCACTTGATGCAGGTACACAGATGTTCACAGTCGAGAAGACATCTGCACTTGTGGGTAGTGTGTTTGGATCAATACCAGAGTTCAAGGAGCCTATAAAGGCAGTAGCAGGAGCTCTCTAA
- a CDS encoding DNA polymerase II large subunit, translated as MGEIVVSDSMKAYFEGLESNLKHEIEIANRARSKGKDPKPWVEIPLAKDMADRVENLIGVKGVAAQIRIFEETMSREEGALAIGKAVAEGIVGEFPSRAAAIEAAIRVSVAMLTEGVVAAPIEGIDRVDIGKNDDGSEYISIFYAGPIRSAGGTAQALSVLVGDYVRRAVGIDRYKPRKEEVERYIEEILLYRRVATLQYTPSEDEIRLIVENCPICIDGEPTEAEEVEGHRNLERIETNRVRGGMALVLAEGLALKAPKVLKHVNKLELDGWDWLNKLISGIKSDESKDDSKGVKPKEKYLTDLIAGRPVFSHPMRPGGFRLRYGRSRNTSFAAAGISPASMVILDSFVVAGTQLKVERPGKAAGMAPVDSLEGPTVRLKSGDVLRIDDEKIAYELHPEVECIIDIGEILINYGDFLENNHPLIPASYCFEWWIQEYEKLADGRGPDMPELKDPSQELALELCRAYGVPLHPKFTYLWHDITVGEFATLSSFVSSSGSLMDGNCLDLPFELSIEKGIKVILEKLLVTHRIKEEKISIETPKPFIRCLGLDEALRKQWDSLPSGDALDAVNQVSGLKVRARAPMRIGARMGRPEKSNKRKMSPAPHVLFPIGDTGGNTRKLETAASYKASMNEKVGLISVEIGNRVCPSCGTHNYQYRCDCGEFTIPKLSCPRCGISVQKPECPKCGTKTTCVKMQAIDFKSIYQGAFERLGERESNIEQLKGVKRMMSRDMTPEPLEKGILRAKHDIFTFKDGTVRYDMSDIPLTHIRADELGVTVDMLHDLGYTEDIYGKAIENEDQVVCLKVQDIVVSYDCAEYLMRTTKYIDDLLVKYYKEEPFYNAEVIEDLVGALVMGLAPHTSAGVLGRLVGFTKASVGYAHPFFHAAKRRNCDGDEDCVMLLMDGLLNFSRDYLPDKRGGKMDAPLVLTTRIDPSEVDKEAHNIDVCDHYPLEFYEATLLYPNPKDFEKIIDLVSRRLNTPLQYDNFMFTHDTTDIAAGPLHCAYKTLGSMVDKMDAQLALADKIRAVDAADVAERVLMSHFLPDMFGNLRAFSRQGTRCMKCAAKFRRPPLTGACPKCGGNVVLTVHEGAVKKYLEVSKRVAEKYNVSSYTKQRIDLLGLDMKSLFENDKSRQLGLSEFM; from the coding sequence ATGGGCGAGATAGTTGTAAGCGACTCCATGAAAGCTTATTTTGAAGGACTTGAGTCAAATCTGAAGCATGAGATAGAGATTGCCAACAGGGCACGTTCCAAGGGCAAGGACCCAAAACCATGGGTGGAGATCCCTCTTGCAAAGGATATGGCTGACAGGGTCGAGAACCTTATTGGCGTCAAAGGCGTGGCTGCGCAGATACGCATATTCGAGGAGACCATGTCCCGTGAAGAAGGTGCTCTTGCCATCGGTAAAGCAGTTGCGGAAGGTATTGTAGGTGAATTCCCTTCCAGGGCTGCGGCAATAGAGGCTGCTATCCGTGTTTCCGTTGCAATGCTTACAGAGGGTGTTGTTGCCGCACCAATTGAAGGTATCGATCGTGTGGATATAGGCAAGAACGATGATGGCTCAGAGTATATCAGTATCTTTTATGCTGGTCCGATACGAAGTGCAGGAGGCACAGCCCAGGCATTGTCCGTGCTTGTGGGTGACTACGTAAGGCGTGCTGTGGGAATTGACAGGTACAAACCGCGCAAGGAAGAAGTTGAAAGGTACATTGAGGAGATCCTCCTGTACAGGCGCGTGGCTACATTGCAGTACACTCCCTCGGAAGATGAGATCCGGCTCATCGTTGAGAACTGTCCTATATGCATTGACGGGGAACCCACTGAAGCTGAAGAGGTGGAAGGTCATCGCAATCTGGAAAGGATCGAGACCAACAGGGTACGCGGAGGAATGGCCCTTGTGCTTGCGGAAGGACTGGCGCTGAAGGCTCCCAAGGTTCTAAAGCATGTCAACAAACTTGAACTGGATGGCTGGGACTGGCTCAATAAACTGATATCAGGTATAAAGAGTGATGAAAGTAAGGATGATTCAAAAGGTGTCAAGCCTAAAGAAAAATATCTGACCGACCTGATAGCAGGCAGGCCGGTATTCTCGCACCCCATGCGGCCGGGAGGTTTCAGGCTAAGGTATGGGAGGTCAAGGAACACATCTTTTGCCGCAGCAGGAATAAGCCCCGCAAGCATGGTCATACTGGATAGTTTTGTTGTTGCAGGTACACAGCTCAAGGTCGAACGTCCCGGAAAAGCGGCAGGAATGGCTCCGGTTGATTCCCTGGAGGGGCCTACGGTAAGACTAAAATCGGGGGATGTTCTCAGGATAGATGATGAAAAGATAGCTTATGAACTGCATCCTGAAGTGGAATGCATTATAGATATCGGCGAGATCCTCATAAATTATGGCGATTTCCTGGAGAATAACCATCCTCTGATCCCGGCTTCCTATTGCTTTGAATGGTGGATACAGGAATATGAGAAACTTGCGGATGGCAGGGGACCCGATATGCCTGAGCTGAAAGATCCTTCTCAGGAGCTTGCGCTTGAACTATGCAGGGCTTATGGTGTTCCGCTGCATCCCAAGTTCACTTATCTCTGGCATGATATAACTGTGGGGGAGTTCGCCACATTGTCTTCTTTTGTATCCTCCAGTGGATCGCTCATGGACGGAAATTGCCTTGACCTCCCCTTTGAACTATCCATTGAGAAAGGTATCAAAGTGATTCTTGAGAAGCTGCTGGTGACTCATAGGATAAAGGAAGAAAAGATTAGTATCGAGACTCCAAAACCCTTCATCAGGTGCCTTGGCCTTGATGAGGCTCTAAGGAAACAATGGGACTCTCTTCCATCCGGGGATGCGCTCGATGCGGTCAACCAGGTAAGCGGTCTTAAAGTACGCGCACGTGCTCCTATGAGGATAGGTGCAAGGATGGGACGGCCTGAGAAGTCCAATAAAAGGAAGATGTCTCCTGCTCCTCATGTATTGTTCCCTATAGGTGATACCGGTGGCAATACAAGGAAACTGGAGACTGCTGCCAGCTATAAGGCGTCCATGAACGAGAAGGTGGGGCTTATCAGTGTTGAGATAGGCAACAGGGTGTGTCCGTCATGCGGTACCCACAACTATCAATATCGTTGCGATTGCGGGGAATTCACTATCCCAAAGCTGTCCTGCCCAAGGTGCGGCATATCTGTGCAGAAGCCCGAGTGTCCGAAATGCGGCACAAAGACAACTTGTGTAAAGATGCAGGCAATTGATTTTAAGAGCATTTACCAGGGTGCGTTCGAGAGGCTTGGAGAGCGTGAAAGCAATATAGAGCAGCTTAAAGGTGTTAAGCGGATGATGTCCAGGGACATGACCCCGGAACCTCTGGAGAAAGGCATACTGAGGGCAAAGCATGATATATTCACTTTCAAGGACGGGACTGTAAGGTATGATATGTCGGATATCCCCCTGACACACATCCGGGCTGATGAGCTTGGCGTCACTGTTGATATGCTGCATGACCTCGGATATACTGAGGATATTTATGGAAAAGCTATTGAAAATGAAGATCAGGTTGTATGCCTGAAAGTGCAGGATATCGTCGTTTCTTATGACTGTGCAGAATACCTGATGCGCACGACTAAGTATATCGATGACCTGCTTGTGAAATACTATAAAGAGGAGCCTTTCTATAATGCTGAGGTGATTGAGGATCTGGTTGGTGCGCTTGTTATGGGTCTTGCTCCTCACACATCCGCGGGTGTGCTTGGCAGGCTGGTAGGTTTCACAAAAGCTTCGGTAGGTTACGCCCATCCCTTCTTCCATGCTGCAAAGAGGCGCAACTGTGACGGTGATGAGGACTGTGTCATGTTGCTTATGGACGGGCTGCTGAACTTCTCGCGTGACTATCTTCCGGACAAGAGAGGCGGAAAGATGGATGCTCCTCTTGTGCTGACCACCAGGATAGATCCGAGCGAAGTTGATAAGGAAGCTCACAATATCGACGTATGTGACCATTACCCGCTTGAATTCTATGAGGCGACCCTTCTGTACCCCAATCCCAAGGATTTCGAGAAGATTATAGACCTTGTGAGCCGCAGACTCAATACGCCTCTGCAGTATGATAATTTCATGTTCACTCATGATACTACCGATATTGCTGCAGGACCTCTGCACTGCGCCTATAAGACACTTGGCAGTATGGTGGATAAAATGGACGCGCAACTCGCCCTGGCCGACAAGATACGTGCTGTTGACGCGGCAGATGTTGCTGAAAGGGTACTCATGTCCCATTTCCTGCCTGATATGTTCGGTAATCTCAGGGCTTTCTCAAGGCAGGGTACAAGGTGCATGAAATGCGCCGCCAAGTTCAGGCGGCCACCGCTGACAGGTGCCTGCCCCAAATGTGGAGGGAATGTAGTACTTACTGTCCACGAGGGGGCGGTCAAGAAGTACCTTGAAGTTTCAAAAAGAGTTGCGGAAAAGTACAATGTCTCAAGTTATACGAAACAGAGGATAGATCTCCTGGGACTGGACATGAAATCCCTTTTCGAGAATGACAAGTCCAGGCAGCTGGGTCTCTCCGAGTTCATGTAG
- a CDS encoding type II secretion system protein encodes MKIKDMIKTNLIEEEFASFKSLSEEELCRLEDGLINSRMEDAKKNLAIKDFLKRPGETFSAHPEYTLAISLPMALLVFALGMRMAWGTPLIDDVIIFTVLITITPPAIAFHKKFTNIDKVEEYLPTFLRDLSELSRAGLTLSKSVSTVAKGEYGTLTKEVQQMDRSMSWGISFEQTLINFSKRVPTPVIVRSVSLINQASRAGGRVSSVLEAAARDAREVKVLERERRGNMMVYVVISYMSFFVFIFVIAMLTSTFVPTMAEAGKAAQASGAGSGFIGAFDPAQYARIMMHAAVIQGFMSGLVAGQMGEGAVTQGLKHSVIMTMIAWVIFTFLI; translated from the coding sequence ATGAAGATTAAGGATATGATCAAGACAAATCTGATCGAGGAAGAGTTTGCCTCCTTCAAGTCCCTTAGCGAGGAAGAACTGTGCAGACTGGAAGATGGCCTGATCAACTCCCGGATGGAGGATGCGAAAAAGAATTTAGCTATCAAGGACTTTTTGAAAAGACCCGGCGAAACTTTCAGTGCACATCCGGAATACACACTCGCTATCAGCTTGCCAATGGCTTTGCTAGTGTTTGCTCTGGGAATGAGAATGGCCTGGGGTACTCCGCTTATAGATGATGTCATTATCTTTACGGTCCTGATTACTATCACTCCTCCAGCTATTGCATTTCATAAAAAGTTCACGAATATAGACAAAGTAGAAGAGTACCTGCCAACTTTCCTCAGGGATCTCTCTGAGCTGAGCAGGGCAGGCCTCACTCTTTCAAAATCTGTGAGCACAGTTGCAAAAGGTGAATACGGGACTCTAACAAAAGAAGTTCAGCAGATGGATAGATCTATGTCCTGGGGCATATCCTTTGAGCAGACACTGATTAACTTTTCAAAAAGAGTGCCTACTCCCGTAATCGTAAGGTCTGTGTCTCTCATCAACCAGGCAAGCAGGGCAGGAGGGCGTGTATCCTCCGTGCTGGAAGCAGCTGCCCGTGATGCCCGGGAAGTAAAAGTGCTTGAGCGCGAAAGGCGGGGAAACATGATGGTATATGTAGTTATCAGCTACATGTCTTTCTTTGTTTTCATTTTTGTTATAGCGATGCTTACGTCAACATTCGTCCCGACCATGGCAGAAGCGGGTAAAGCCGCCCAGGCCTCAGGAGCTGGTTCAGGGTTCATTGGTGCATTCGACCCGGCTCAGTATGCGAGAATAATGATGCATGCGGCAGTTATTCAGGGATTCATGAGCGGGCTTGTTGCAGGTCAGATGGGCGAAGGGGCTGTCACTCAGGGACTGAAGCACTCTGTTATCATGACAATGATCGCCTGGGTGATCTTCACTTTCCTTATATAA
- a CDS encoding fumarate hydratase, which produces MAGDVSYDIVVNSVVEILKKAQTGLPQDVTDALRRAEAQESLPIAKEQLEAILRNIDIASRKQIPLCQDTGILIFFVEIGREVRLDFDLEAAIIEGARIATECIPLRPNAVDPLTRHNTGTNTGDGIPDIKYEFVEGDQIRITAAPKGAGSENMSALKMFNPTEAGRIREFVLETVLKAGGKPCPPIIVGIGIGGSFDKAARLSKLALLEDTDKMDGFERSILKDINALGIGPMGLGGDNTALAVHVKKAYCHAASLPVAVNIQCWANRHASVTLEGSK; this is translated from the coding sequence TTGGCAGGAGACGTTTCTTACGATATTGTTGTGAACTCCGTTGTTGAGATACTGAAGAAAGCTCAGACAGGCCTACCACAGGATGTTACCGATGCCCTCAGAAGAGCAGAGGCTCAGGAATCCTTGCCTATTGCAAAAGAACAGCTGGAAGCTATCCTGAGGAACATCGATATCGCATCCAGGAAACAGATACCCCTGTGTCAGGACACAGGTATCCTTATCTTTTTCGTGGAAATTGGCAGGGAAGTGAGACTTGATTTTGACCTTGAGGCAGCCATCATCGAGGGAGCGAGGATAGCCACCGAGTGCATTCCCCTGCGCCCGAATGCAGTAGACCCTCTCACACGCCACAACACAGGAACAAATACAGGCGACGGTATACCGGATATAAAATACGAGTTCGTGGAAGGAGATCAAATCAGGATCACAGCAGCTCCGAAAGGTGCAGGCTCCGAGAACATGAGCGCACTTAAGATGTTCAACCCTACAGAGGCGGGCCGCATCCGAGAATTCGTGCTTGAGACAGTACTTAAGGCGGGCGGCAAGCCCTGCCCGCCAATTATCGTGGGAATTGGCATTGGTGGCTCTTTTGATAAGGCAGCAAGGCTTTCCAAGCTTGCCTTGCTGGAAGATACCGATAAGATGGACGGATTCGAAAGGAGTATACTGAAAGATATAAATGCCCTTGGTATCGGTCCCATGGGACTTGGGGGAGATAACACGGCCCTTGCAGTTCATGTCAAAAAAGCGTACTGCCACGCAGCATCCCTGCCTGTGGCGGTCAACATACAATGCTGGGCCAACAGGCATGCTTCTGTGACACTGGAGGGAAGTAAATGA
- a CDS encoding methyl-coenzyme M reductase I operon protein C produces MFDRETQVVDCRHGMGLGRGGGLAQRGTLSETGRADVIAVAMSPGRRHITKPVCELTYGMRREEIQVSVMVLNTGSGVPDTNLGSGSFGISPEEVAQINRHKVAVIHTGNIRDHVIRKVKAILEEASVPAVVVCQTLVDFEDFAEAGVKTRLVKPKDSDILTKGRVMEIVTGVTRGESCSREKLNELVKAVKITMRSLEN; encoded by the coding sequence ATGTTCGACCGGGAAACGCAGGTTGTTGATTGCAGGCACGGCATGGGCCTTGGCAGAGGAGGAGGGCTCGCTCAGCGCGGAACCTTATCTGAAACCGGCAGAGCTGATGTAATTGCTGTTGCAATGAGTCCCGGGAGAAGGCATATCACAAAACCCGTATGTGAACTCACATATGGAATGCGTCGTGAAGAGATACAGGTAAGTGTAATGGTCCTGAACACAGGTTCAGGGGTGCCGGACACGAATCTGGGTTCCGGTTCTTTCGGGATAAGCCCGGAAGAGGTCGCACAGATAAACAGGCACAAGGTCGCTGTGATTCACACAGGCAACATAAGGGACCATGTGATACGGAAAGTAAAGGCAATTCTGGAAGAAGCGAGCGTTCCTGCAGTAGTTGTCTGTCAGACCCTCGTGGATTTCGAGGACTTTGCAGAGGCAGGAGTGAAGACAAGGCTTGTGAAACCTAAAGATAGCGATATTCTGACAAAAGGAAGGGTTATGGAAATTGTGACAGGAGTAACACGAGGAGAATCATGTTCAAGAGAAAAGCTGAACGAACTCGTGAAAGCTGTAAAGATCACAATGAGATCATTAGAGAATTAG
- a CDS encoding methyl-coenzyme M reductase, gamma subunit yields MVYKPQFYPGATSVAENRRKHMSGKVEKLRDISDDDLTLMLGHRAPGSDYPSTHPPLAEMGEPDCSIRQTVEATPGAKAGDRVRYVQFVDSMYNAPATPYFRSYAAAINFRGVDPGTLSGRQVVEARERDMEQVAKFQLETEMTCPALASLRGATVHGHSLRLPEDGLMFDMLDRTRKEGNIVIMHKDQVGRPIDKKVNLGKPMSEEEAAKRTTIYRVDNVAFRNDKEVIEWVHRVFDKRTIYGFKPE; encoded by the coding sequence ATGGTATATAAACCACAGTTTTATCCAGGAGCAACATCCGTTGCAGAAAACAGAAGGAAGCATATGTCAGGTAAAGTGGAGAAGCTCAGAGACATCTCCGACGATGACCTGACACTTATGCTTGGACACCGTGCACCGGGCAGTGACTACCCAAGCACCCACCCACCACTTGCAGAAATGGGTGAGCCAGACTGCTCCATAAGGCAGACCGTAGAAGCAACACCAGGCGCAAAGGCCGGTGACAGAGTAAGATACGTTCAGTTCGTTGACTCTATGTACAACGCACCAGCAACCCCTTACTTCAGATCATACGCAGCAGCTATAAACTTCAGAGGTGTCGACCCAGGTACACTCTCCGGTCGTCAGGTCGTTGAGGCCCGTGAGAGAGACATGGAACAGGTTGCAAAGTTCCAGCTGGAGACAGAGATGACCTGCCCGGCACTTGCAAGCCTGAGGGGCGCAACAGTCCACGGTCACTCCCTGAGACTTCCTGAAGATGGCTTAATGTTCGACATGCTTGACAGGACCAGGAAGGAAGGCAACATCGTCATAATGCACAAGGACCAGGTAGGCAGGCCGATCGACAAGAAGGTCAACCTCGGAAAGCCAATGTCAGAAGAAGAGGCTGCAAAGAGGACAACCATTTACCGTGTCGACAATGTCGCATTCAGAAATGACAAGGAAGTCATTGAGTGGGTCCACAGAGTATTCGACAAGAGAACCATCTACGGCTTCAAGCCTGAATAA